A part of Syngnathoides biaculeatus isolate LvHL_M chromosome 21, ASM1980259v1, whole genome shotgun sequence genomic DNA contains:
- the men1 gene encoding menin isoform X1 — MGLHSSQKKHFPLRGIDGVVQLFDAELRKPEPDLALLSLVLGFVEHFLAVNRVVPVNVPGVRFEPLEPDCPNSCFPTVELGMISALYERFTAQIRGAVDLSQYRRAAAGSSRELVKKVSDVIWNSLSRSYFKDRAHIQSLFSLITGTKLDSSGVAFAVVAACQVLALKDVHLALSEDHAWVIFGKSGEETAEVTWHGKGNEDRRGQTVAAGVNEKSWLYLKGSYMKCDRNMEVAFMVCAINPSLDLHTDSSELLQLQQKLLWLLYERGDLDRYPMAMGTLADLEDQDPMPGKESPLEIHLKAVSSAQKHYNNEHIYPYMYLAGFHYRHRNVRDALRAWADAAQVMQDYNYFREDEEIYKEFFDIANDVIPTLLKETAAAAESPAEGDVGEAEQPKQQQEAAAAALSALQDPECFAHLLCFYDGICKWEEGSPTPVLHVGWATYLVQSLSRFEAQVRQKVSIITKEPECQDDDDASSEDPWEGRRRVPRRESKPEEQNSPLPAAPTSPTSQITTTATAAQPKKIEGGARRRSEGKPKSPGSNAGASSPVRAASPPPPPRQAPPVVAFQSEKMKGMKELLRAAKVNSSAIKLQLTAQSQVQMKRQKSTPPGDYAMSFMKRQRKSL, encoded by the exons ATGGGTTTGCATTCATCCCAGAAGAAACACTTCCCCTTGCGGGGGATCGACGGTGTCGTTCAGCTCTTCGACGCCGAGCTCCGCAAGCCCGAGCCGGACCTCGCCCTCCTCTCCCTGGTCCTTGGTTTCGTCGAGCACTTCCTCGCCGTGAACCGCGTTGTCCCCGTCAACGTGCCCGGCGTGCGATTTGAGCCGCTGGAGCCGGACTGTCCCAACTCGTGTTTCCCCACCGTAGAGCTGGGCATGATCTCGGCGCTGTATGAGCGCTTCACAGCGCAGATCCGCGGGGCCGTGGACCTGTCCCAGTACaggcgggcggcggcggggtccaGTCGGGAACTGGTGAAGAAGGTGTCGGACGTGATCTGGAACAGCCTCAGTCGATCTTACTTTAAAGACCGTGCCCACATCCAGTCTCTCTTCAGCCTCATCACCG GGACAAAATTGGACAGCTCGGGTGTGGCCTTTGCGGTGGTGGCGGCCTGCCAGGTCCTGGCCCTGAAGGATGTGCACCTGGCCTTGTCCGAAGACCACGCCTGGGTCATCTTTGGCAAGAGCGGCGAGGAGACTGCCGAGGTCACCTGGCACGGCAAGGGGAACGAAGACCGGCGAGGGCAGACGGTCGCGGCGGGAGTCAATGAAAAG AGTTGGCTGTACCTCAAGGGCTCCTACATGAAATGTGACCGCAACATGGAGGTGGCGTTCATGGTGTGCGCCATCAACCCCTCACTGGACCTGCACACTGACAGCTCGGAGCTGCTGCAGCTTCAGCAG AAACTACTGTGGTTGCTCTATGAACGAGGTGACCTGGACAG GTATCCGATGGCGATGGGGACTCTAGCAGACCTGGAAGACCAGGACCCAATGCCAGGCAAAGAGAGCCCGCTGGAAATCCACTTGAAG GCCGTCAGTTCGGCCCAGAAACATTACAACAACGAGCACATCTACCCCTACATGTACTTGGCGGGCTTCCACTACAGGCACAGGAACGTGCGGGACGCGTTGAGGGCATGGGCCGACGCCGCCCAGGTCATGCAGGA CTATAACTACTTCCGCGAGGACGAGGAGATCTACAAAGAGTTTTTCGACATCGCCAATGACGTCATTCCTACGCTGCTCAAAGAGACCGCCGCCGCTGCTGAGAGTCCTGCAGAAGGTGACGTGGGAGAAGCG gagcagcccaagcagcagcaggaggcagcggcggcggctctCTCGGCGCTCCAGGACCCGGAATGCTTTGCCCACCTGCTTTGCTTCTACGACGGCATCTGCAAGTGGGAGGAGGGCAGCCCCACGCCGGTGCTGCACGTGGGCTGGGCCACTTACCTGGTCCAGTCCCTCAGCCGCTTCGAGGCACAG GTACGTCAGAAAGTGTCCATCATCACCAAAGAGCCAGAGTGTCAGGATGACGACGACGCATCCAGTGAGGATCCCTGGGAGGGGCGCAGGCGAGTTCCCCGCAGGGAGTCTAAGCCGGAGGAGCAGAACTCTCCCCTCCCCGCCGCCCCCACCTCGCCGACTTCCCAGATCACCACAACCGCGACAGCGGCCCAGCCCAAGAAGATTGAAGGAGGCGCCCGCCGCCGCTCGGAAGGCAAGCCCAAGTCCCCTGGTTCCAACGCGGGGGCCTCTTCCCCAGTGCGGGCGgcatcgccgccgccgcccccccgcCAGGCCCCCCCTGTTGTTGCCTTCCAGAGCGAGAAGATGAAGGGCATGAAGGAGCTGCTGCGCGCTGCCAAGGTGAACTCCAGCGCCATCAAGCTCCAGCTCACCGCCCAGTCTCAGGTTCAGATGAAGAGGCAGAAGAGCACACCGCCCGGCGATTACGCCATGTCCTTCATGAAGAGGCAGCGCAAGTCGCTTTAG
- the men1 gene encoding menin isoform X3 — protein MGLHSSQKKHFPLRGIDGVVQLFDAELRKPEPDLALLSLVLGFVEHFLAVNRVVPVNVPGVRFEPLEPDCPNSCFPTVELGMISALYERFTAQIRGAVDLSQYRRAAAGSSRELVKKVSDVIWNSLSRSYFKDRAHIQSLFSLITGTKLDSSGVAFAVVAACQVLALKDVHLALSEDHAWVIFGKSGEETAEVTWHGKGNEDRRGQTVAAGVNEKSWLYLKGSYMKCDRNMEVAFMVCAINPSLDLHTDSSELLQLQQKLLWLLYERGDLDRYPMAMGTLADLEDQDPMPGKESPLEIHLKAVSSAQKHYNNEHIYPYMYLAGFHYRHRNVRDALRAWADAAQVMQDYNYFREDEEIYKEFFDIANDVIPTRLSRRSRTRNALPTCFASTTASASGRRAAPRRCCTWAGPLTWSSPSAASRHRYVRKCPSSPKSQSVRMTTTHPVRIPGRGAGEFPAGSLSRRSRTLPSPPPPPRRLPRSPQPRQRPSPRRLKEAPAAARKASPSPLVPTRGPLPQCGRHRRRRPPARPPLLLPSRARR, from the exons ATGGGTTTGCATTCATCCCAGAAGAAACACTTCCCCTTGCGGGGGATCGACGGTGTCGTTCAGCTCTTCGACGCCGAGCTCCGCAAGCCCGAGCCGGACCTCGCCCTCCTCTCCCTGGTCCTTGGTTTCGTCGAGCACTTCCTCGCCGTGAACCGCGTTGTCCCCGTCAACGTGCCCGGCGTGCGATTTGAGCCGCTGGAGCCGGACTGTCCCAACTCGTGTTTCCCCACCGTAGAGCTGGGCATGATCTCGGCGCTGTATGAGCGCTTCACAGCGCAGATCCGCGGGGCCGTGGACCTGTCCCAGTACaggcgggcggcggcggggtccaGTCGGGAACTGGTGAAGAAGGTGTCGGACGTGATCTGGAACAGCCTCAGTCGATCTTACTTTAAAGACCGTGCCCACATCCAGTCTCTCTTCAGCCTCATCACCG GGACAAAATTGGACAGCTCGGGTGTGGCCTTTGCGGTGGTGGCGGCCTGCCAGGTCCTGGCCCTGAAGGATGTGCACCTGGCCTTGTCCGAAGACCACGCCTGGGTCATCTTTGGCAAGAGCGGCGAGGAGACTGCCGAGGTCACCTGGCACGGCAAGGGGAACGAAGACCGGCGAGGGCAGACGGTCGCGGCGGGAGTCAATGAAAAG AGTTGGCTGTACCTCAAGGGCTCCTACATGAAATGTGACCGCAACATGGAGGTGGCGTTCATGGTGTGCGCCATCAACCCCTCACTGGACCTGCACACTGACAGCTCGGAGCTGCTGCAGCTTCAGCAG AAACTACTGTGGTTGCTCTATGAACGAGGTGACCTGGACAG GTATCCGATGGCGATGGGGACTCTAGCAGACCTGGAAGACCAGGACCCAATGCCAGGCAAAGAGAGCCCGCTGGAAATCCACTTGAAG GCCGTCAGTTCGGCCCAGAAACATTACAACAACGAGCACATCTACCCCTACATGTACTTGGCGGGCTTCCACTACAGGCACAGGAACGTGCGGGACGCGTTGAGGGCATGGGCCGACGCCGCCCAGGTCATGCAGGA CTATAACTACTTCCGCGAGGACGAGGAGATCTACAAAGAGTTTTTCGACATCGCCAATGACGTCATTCCTAC gcggctctCTCGGCGCTCCAGGACCCGGAATGCTTTGCCCACCTGCTTTGCTTCTACGACGGCATCTGCAAGTGGGAGGAGGGCAGCCCCACGCCGGTGCTGCACGTGGGCTGGGCCACTTACCTGGTCCAGTCCCTCAGCCGCTTCGAGGCACAG GTACGTCAGAAAGTGTCCATCATCACCAAAGAGCCAGAGTGTCAGGATGACGACGACGCATCCAGTGAGGATCCCTGGGAGGGGCGCAGGCGAGTTCCCCGCAGGGAGTCTAAGCCGGAGGAGCAGAACTCTCCCCTCCCCGCCGCCCCCACCTCGCCGACTTCCCAGATCACCACAACCGCGACAGCGGCCCAGCCCAAGAAGATTGAAGGAGGCGCCCGCCGCCGCTCGGAAGGCAAGCCCAAGTCCCCTGGTTCCAACGCGGGGGCCTCTTCCCCAGTGCGGGCGgcatcgccgccgccgcccccccgcCAGGCCCCCCCTGTTGTTGCCTTCCAGAGCGAGAAGATGA
- the men1 gene encoding menin isoform X2, which translates to MGLHSSQKKHFPLRGIDGVVQLFDAELRKPEPDLALLSLVLGFVEHFLAVNRVVPVNVPGVRFEPLEPDCPNSCFPTVELGMISALYERFTAQIRGAVDLSQYRRAAAGSSRELVKKVSDVIWNSLSRSYFKDRAHIQSLFSLITGTKLDSSGVAFAVVAACQVLALKDVHLALSEDHAWVIFGKSGEETAEVTWHGKGNEDRRGQTVAAGVNEKSWLYLKGSYMKCDRNMEVAFMVCAINPSLDLHTDSSELLQLQQKLLWLLYERGDLDRYPMAMGTLADLEDQDPMPGKESPLEIHLKAVSSAQKHYNNEHIYPYMYLAGFHYRHRNVRDALRAWADAAQVMQDYNYFREDEEIYKEFFDIANDVIPTLLKETAAAAESPAEGDVGEAPKQQQEAAAAALSALQDPECFAHLLCFYDGICKWEEGSPTPVLHVGWATYLVQSLSRFEAQVRQKVSIITKEPECQDDDDASSEDPWEGRRRVPRRESKPEEQNSPLPAAPTSPTSQITTTATAAQPKKIEGGARRRSEGKPKSPGSNAGASSPVRAASPPPPPRQAPPVVAFQSEKMKGMKELLRAAKVNSSAIKLQLTAQSQVQMKRQKSTPPGDYAMSFMKRQRKSL; encoded by the exons ATGGGTTTGCATTCATCCCAGAAGAAACACTTCCCCTTGCGGGGGATCGACGGTGTCGTTCAGCTCTTCGACGCCGAGCTCCGCAAGCCCGAGCCGGACCTCGCCCTCCTCTCCCTGGTCCTTGGTTTCGTCGAGCACTTCCTCGCCGTGAACCGCGTTGTCCCCGTCAACGTGCCCGGCGTGCGATTTGAGCCGCTGGAGCCGGACTGTCCCAACTCGTGTTTCCCCACCGTAGAGCTGGGCATGATCTCGGCGCTGTATGAGCGCTTCACAGCGCAGATCCGCGGGGCCGTGGACCTGTCCCAGTACaggcgggcggcggcggggtccaGTCGGGAACTGGTGAAGAAGGTGTCGGACGTGATCTGGAACAGCCTCAGTCGATCTTACTTTAAAGACCGTGCCCACATCCAGTCTCTCTTCAGCCTCATCACCG GGACAAAATTGGACAGCTCGGGTGTGGCCTTTGCGGTGGTGGCGGCCTGCCAGGTCCTGGCCCTGAAGGATGTGCACCTGGCCTTGTCCGAAGACCACGCCTGGGTCATCTTTGGCAAGAGCGGCGAGGAGACTGCCGAGGTCACCTGGCACGGCAAGGGGAACGAAGACCGGCGAGGGCAGACGGTCGCGGCGGGAGTCAATGAAAAG AGTTGGCTGTACCTCAAGGGCTCCTACATGAAATGTGACCGCAACATGGAGGTGGCGTTCATGGTGTGCGCCATCAACCCCTCACTGGACCTGCACACTGACAGCTCGGAGCTGCTGCAGCTTCAGCAG AAACTACTGTGGTTGCTCTATGAACGAGGTGACCTGGACAG GTATCCGATGGCGATGGGGACTCTAGCAGACCTGGAAGACCAGGACCCAATGCCAGGCAAAGAGAGCCCGCTGGAAATCCACTTGAAG GCCGTCAGTTCGGCCCAGAAACATTACAACAACGAGCACATCTACCCCTACATGTACTTGGCGGGCTTCCACTACAGGCACAGGAACGTGCGGGACGCGTTGAGGGCATGGGCCGACGCCGCCCAGGTCATGCAGGA CTATAACTACTTCCGCGAGGACGAGGAGATCTACAAAGAGTTTTTCGACATCGCCAATGACGTCATTCCTACGCTGCTCAAAGAGACCGCCGCCGCTGCTGAGAGTCCTGCAGAAGGTGACGTGGGAGAAGCG cccaagcagcagcaggaggcagcggcggcggctctCTCGGCGCTCCAGGACCCGGAATGCTTTGCCCACCTGCTTTGCTTCTACGACGGCATCTGCAAGTGGGAGGAGGGCAGCCCCACGCCGGTGCTGCACGTGGGCTGGGCCACTTACCTGGTCCAGTCCCTCAGCCGCTTCGAGGCACAG GTACGTCAGAAAGTGTCCATCATCACCAAAGAGCCAGAGTGTCAGGATGACGACGACGCATCCAGTGAGGATCCCTGGGAGGGGCGCAGGCGAGTTCCCCGCAGGGAGTCTAAGCCGGAGGAGCAGAACTCTCCCCTCCCCGCCGCCCCCACCTCGCCGACTTCCCAGATCACCACAACCGCGACAGCGGCCCAGCCCAAGAAGATTGAAGGAGGCGCCCGCCGCCGCTCGGAAGGCAAGCCCAAGTCCCCTGGTTCCAACGCGGGGGCCTCTTCCCCAGTGCGGGCGgcatcgccgccgccgcccccccgcCAGGCCCCCCCTGTTGTTGCCTTCCAGAGCGAGAAGATGAAGGGCATGAAGGAGCTGCTGCGCGCTGCCAAGGTGAACTCCAGCGCCATCAAGCTCCAGCTCACCGCCCAGTCTCAGGTTCAGATGAAGAGGCAGAAGAGCACACCGCCCGGCGATTACGCCATGTCCTTCATGAAGAGGCAGCGCAAGTCGCTTTAG